The DNA region GCGTCGAGCCCTTCGCTGAAGCCGGCGTGCTCGATCAGGCACGACTGTGGACCAGCGGGAAGGGCGTGTACGCGCGCCCGGTCGCCGAGCACGCGCTCGCGCTGTCGCTGGCCGGTCTGCGGGACCTCAAGCGGTACGCCACGGCGGGCGCCTGGGGCGAGCAGGCCGGCATCAGCTTGATGGGTGGTCGGGTCACCATCTTCGGTGGGGGTGGGATCGCCGCCGAGCTCATCGGTCTCCTGCGGCCCTTCGACCCGCACGTCACGGTGGTGCGCCGCCACCCGCAGGCCCCGATGGACGGCGTGGACCGGGTGCTCGGGTTCCCCGAGCGCTACGAGGCGCTGCGTGGCGCTGACGTGGTCGTGCTCGCGCTCGCGCTGACCCCCGAGACCGCGGGGGTGGTGGGTGCGGTCGAGTTCGAGCTCATGGAGCCGCACGCGTGGCTGGTCAACGTCGCCCGGGGCGAGCACGTGGTCACCGACGACCTGGTCGAGGCGCTGCGCGGCGACGTCATCGGGGGCGCCGGTCTGGACGTCACGGATCCCGAGCCGCTGCCGGAGGGCCACGCCCTCTGGTCGCTGCCGAACTGCCTGATCACACCGCACACGGCGAACACCGAGGACATGGCCATCCCGCTGTTGACCGCGCGGCTCACCGAGAACGTCCGGCGGTTCGCCACCGGGGAGGACCTCATTGGCCTCGTGGACGCGACGGTGGGCTACTAGCCCGGCGATGCGTGGCGCGCGTGCCGGCGGCGACCGCGCGTGACCCGCGCCGCCGGGTACATCATCCGCTACTGGCCGGCGGTCATCGCCGCCTGGCTGGCCGCCGTGGCGCTCGCGCTGCTGGTCCCCCCGTCGTTCGAGGAGGTCGCCGCCTTCGACGAGGCGATCTTCCTGCCCGCGGACTCCCCGGCCCTGCAGGCCGATGCCCTGGCCGCCAGTGGGTGGCCGGACGACCACCTGGGGCGCTCGGCCACCCTCGCGTTCGTCCGCCCGTCCCGGCCGCTCGACGAGGAGGACGCCCGCTACGCCCGTGCGGTGATCGCCTGGCTCGAAGGGCCCGAGGCGCCCGCTGCCTTCGGGACGGTGAGCACCCACCTCGACGCGCCCGGCGCCGGTGATGGCGAGCTGTCCCCGGCCCAGGCGATCCCCGCCGGGGCGCTGGCCTCCGACGACGGCCACGTGTGGCTGGTGACCATCGCCCTGGAGTCGCATGCGTACGCACCCGAGACCCGTGAGGGCGTGCGGGCGCTGCGCGCGCACCTGGCGGCGGCTGCGGGACCCGAGGGGCTGGACACCTACCTGACGGGCACCGCCGGGGTGGCCGTGGACGAGGACGCGGCGATCCGCGCCAGCGTCGCCCGCACCCAGGTCCTGTCCATCGTGCTGGTCGTGGCCCTGCTGCTGTGGGTCTTTCGGGCCCCGCTCGCCCCCCTGGTCCCCCTGATCACGGTCGGCGCGGCCTACCTGGTCTCCCTTGGCGTCGTCTCTGCGCTGGCCGGCGCCGGCATGGACGTCAGCTACCTGTTCGAGACGTTCAGCATCGTCATCGTCTTCGGGGCGGGCACCGACTACTGCCTGCTGATCATGGCGCGCTACGGCGAGGAGCTGCGCCTCGGGCAGCGCGTGGGCCTTGCCGACACCGCCGGGATGCGCCGCGCGACCCTCGCCGCCACGATGGCGGTGCTCGCCGGGGTGGTGGCCTCCTCCGCGGCCAGCACCATGGTGGGCTTCAGCGCGCAGTCCCTGGCCGAGTTCGGCCTGTTCCGCACCCTCGGGCCGGCCCTTGCCGTCACCGTGTTCATCGCGCTGCTGGCGGGGGTGACCCTGACGCCCGCGCTCGTCCGCCTCTTCGGCGGGGCCCTGTTCTGGCCGTCGGCGACCGGACCGGGCCCGACCGGTGCGCGGCCACCGCTGATCGCCGGCGAGCCCCTGGACCGCGAGCGAGCGGGCCGATGACGCTCTGGGACCGGGTCGCCCGGCTCGTCACCACCCATCCCAAGCGGGTGCTGCTGGCGACCGTGGTCCCGATGCTGCTGCCCTTGCTGGCGCTGCCCAGCCTGCGCATCAGCCACGACACCCTCGCGGTCCTGCCGGAGTCGGCGGAGTCCGTCCAGGGGTACCGGGCCCTGGCCGACCACCTGCCCGTGGGGGAGACCAACCCGATCGTGGTGGTCATCGACGGTGACGTGTCGGTCTTCGAGGACGAGGCGTTCCAGGCGCTGGGCGACCTCTCCCGCAACCTGCGGCGGCTGCCGACCGTGGCGTCCGTGCGGTCGGCGGCCATGCCCACCGACGGGCAGCGGCCCCAGGACGTGGGTGACGGGGTCGCCGCCGAGACGCAGGCGCTCGCCGACGGGCTGCGCGAGGCGGCGGCGGGTGCCGGCGAGCTCACCGGCGGCCTCGAGCGGGTGTCGGGCGGCCTGGCCGCGATCGACCAGCGGCTGCCGGAGTCCGGCACGGTCGACGGGCAGGTGGGGCTCGACCGCGCCGCGGCAGGCGCGGGCGACCTCGCCGCGGGCTTGGAGGAGGGCCGGCGGGGCATCGGCGAGCTGCGGGCCGGCGTCGCCGCGCTGCGGACCGGGACGGCTGCCCTGGGAGCGGGCCTGCAGCAGGCTCGCGGCTCGACGGCCCAGCTGCGCGCCGAGGTGGCCGTCCCGGCCGACGCCGCGGTGCGGCGGGCGGCCGAGGCGCTCGACGGGTTCACCCTCGGCCTGCTCGACCCGCGCTTCCCCGATGCGGCGGCGGCCGTGGGTGAGGCGTTCGGGCGCATCACCGGCCGGTTCCCGCCGGGCCATCCCCAGGCGGGCGAGCGCGTCCAGGGCGGCTACGACGGTCTGGTGGCGGCGCTCGAGGAGCTGGGCAGCGGGCTCGACGAGGCGGCCGGCGGGACCGGTGCGCTGGACGTGGGGCTGGCCGAGCTCGACGCGGGCCTGGTGGCGCTCGACGCGGGGTTGGCGGAGGCGGTGGCCGGCGCCAACGCCCTGCGCGCGGCGTTGGCGGGCGACGCGGGCGACGCCGAGGGCGGCCTGGCCGACCTGACCAGCGGCCTGGCTGACCTGAGGGCCGGCATCGACGAGCTGCGCGCCGGGGTGGGCGGCCGGCTGCTCCCCGGCGCCCGCGAGCTGCAGGCGGCGCTGGACACCGCCGCCGTGGACGTGGCGGAGTCCGACCTGGCCGAGCTGCAGATCGGCGTGGGGCCGTTCGTCCTGACCCCGGCGATGCTCGACGCGCAGCCCGGGCTGCGGGAGGCCCTCAGCTTCTTCGTGGCCGCGGGGGAGACCCGCACGCGCATCCTCGTCGGCCTGGACACCGATCCGTTCAGCGACGAGGCCCTGTCCGCGGTCAGCGAGATCCGGGCTGTCGCGCGCACCAGCCTGCTGAGCTCGCCGCTGGCTGACGCGACGGTCGTGACCGCCGGTGCGACGGCCTTCTTGGACGAGGTCGACCAGGCCGTCACCCGCGACTTCCCGATCATCGTCGCGGCCGTGACCGGCGGGGTCCTGCTCGTCCTCATCGTGCTGCTGCGGTCGCTCGTGGCGCCGGTGTACATGATGGTCACCGTCCTGCTGTCCTACGGTGCGGCGCTCGGCGTGACCACGGTGATCATGCAGGGCCTGCTGGGGGTGGCGGGCCTGCAGTGGTACGTCCCCTCCCTGCTGTTCGTCCTGCTGGTCGCCCTCGGCGTGGACTACAACATCTTCCTGATGGGCCGGGTCCGGGAGGAGGCCCGCACCCGCCCCACCCGCGAGGCCGTCGCGGAGGGCATCCGTCACACGGGGCGCATCATCACCTCGGCGGGGGTCATCCTCGCCGGCACCTTCAGCGTCCTGCTCGTCGCGCCGCTGCGGTCGCTCACCCAGCTGGGGCTTGCGGCCGCGGTCGGCATCCTGCTCGACACGTTCGTGGTCCGGGCCCTGGTGGTGCCCTCCCTGGCGGTGCTGCTGGGCCGGTGGAACTGGTGGCCCTCCGCGCGGTCCGCGGTCGAGTGAGCGATGCCACCACCGATCGCGACGGTGCGGCTCGTGGGGCCCCGACGGCGACGCCGCGCCAGCTGCGATGGACGACGTCGCGGTAGCCGGCGCGCTCGAGCAGGCTTGCCGCCGGCGTCGCGCCCTCACCGCCGGGGCGGCGTGGGCGCTGCTGACCCCCTCACGTCCGCCCCCGCTGTAGGGCTCCCCGCGCCACATCCACCAGATCACTGTCCCTAGTCGAAGACCCGTTCGGACAGGGTCACGCTACCGGTGGACCGCCGCGCCCCTGTCACCCGGGCGACGAGGCTGCGCGGCGCCGACGAGGCTCGGAGAAATACTTCCCGCTATACTCCAGGTATGACCAGGCAGATAGCGCTGAAGTTCCCCGAAGAGCTGGCAGCAGCGCTTGACGACCTCGTGACCCGCGGCTTGTACCGCAACCGGTCGCAGGCGGTGCGTGTCGCCGTCGAGGCGCTCGTGCGCCGCTCAGAGTCCGAGCGCATCGACGCCGCATTCGTCGACGGCTTCGCCCGCCACCCTGACCGACCCGAGGAGATCGCTGACGCGACGCGACTCGGGATCGAAGCCATCGAGGACGAGCCGTGGGAGCGATGGTGGTAGCCCGCGGTGACCTCTGGTGGGGGGAGTCACCCGACGAGAAGGGCCGGCCCTTCCTGGTCGTCAGTCGTGACGCGGCCAACGAGGTCATGCAGCGCGTGCTCGTCGCACCGGTGACCACACGCGTCCGTGGCGTGCCGAGCGAGCTGCCGGTGGGCCCCGACGAGGGGCTGCCGGTCGCTTCGGTCGCAAGCTTCGACAACGTCCGCCCGTTCCCCAAGGCCATGCTGGTCCGCCGAGTCGGTGCCCTGGCCCCGCCGCGGCGCCACCTCATCTGCTCGGTCGCCGCCGCGACGCTCGACTGCTGATCGTCCGCCAAGCGCTACAAGGGGCAGCGGGTCGAGACCCGTGGTCACGGATTGTTCTCCCGTCGGCCCCCCGACCTGTACGTCGGTGGGCGCGGATGAAGCTCGTGGCCGGCGTGGCGCGGCCATCCCCCGGTCAACAGCTCAGGGCGCCAGGATGGACTTGACCGCTCGCCCCGCTGACGTGGATCATAGGAGCCTCGCCCCACCCGCGTTCCTGCGCATCCGGGCACCCCCGGCCAGGACGATCACCGGGAAGGCGCAGTCGGGCATCCCCCGCTCCCCAGCAGGGCCACCGCGGGGTTCCCCGTCGTCACCTCGGTGTCGACTGCCATTGGAGGCCGGTTGAGAACTGCAGCGCAGACTCGGAGGCCGCCGCCGGTGGTGGGGCGACCGGTGCCATGAGCGGCCTTCCCGACGCGGTGTTCCGGCGGATCGTCGAGACGACGAACACCGGCGTGTGGGTGATGGATCCCGCGGGCGCGATCACCTTCGCCAAC from Egibacteraceae bacterium includes:
- a CDS encoding MMPL family transporter — its product is MTRAAGYIIRYWPAVIAAWLAAVALALLVPPSFEEVAAFDEAIFLPADSPALQADALAASGWPDDHLGRSATLAFVRPSRPLDEEDARYARAVIAWLEGPEAPAAFGTVSTHLDAPGAGDGELSPAQAIPAGALASDDGHVWLVTIALESHAYAPETREGVRALRAHLAAAAGPEGLDTYLTGTAGVAVDEDAAIRASVARTQVLSIVLVVALLLWVFRAPLAPLVPLITVGAAYLVSLGVVSALAGAGMDVSYLFETFSIVIVFGAGTDYCLLIMARYGEELRLGQRVGLADTAGMRRATLAATMAVLAGVVASSAASTMVGFSAQSLAEFGLFRTLGPALAVTVFIALLAGVTLTPALVRLFGGALFWPSATGPGPTGARPPLIAGEPLDRERAGR
- a CDS encoding D-isomer specific 2-hydroxyacid dehydrogenase family protein, whose product is MTVANPRIAVAPHGADGWVGAALRAGGAELVAPDAAEGLVWTTPDHAEDLRAVLDTAPGVRWVQLPWAGVEPFAEAGVLDQARLWTSGKGVYARPVAEHALALSLAGLRDLKRYATAGAWGEQAGISLMGGRVTIFGGGGIAAELIGLLRPFDPHVTVVRRHPQAPMDGVDRVLGFPERYEALRGADVVVLALALTPETAGVVGAVEFELMEPHAWLVNVARGEHVVTDDLVEALRGDVIGGAGLDVTDPEPLPEGHALWSLPNCLITPHTANTEDMAIPLLTARLTENVRRFATGEDLIGLVDATVGY
- a CDS encoding type II toxin-antitoxin system PemK/MazF family toxin, which translates into the protein MVVARGDLWWGESPDEKGRPFLVVSRDAANEVMQRVLVAPVTTRVRGVPSELPVGPDEGLPVASVASFDNVRPFPKAMLVRRVGALAPPRRHLICSVAAATLDC
- a CDS encoding ribbon-helix-helix domain-containing protein, producing MTRQIALKFPEELAAALDDLVTRGLYRNRSQAVRVAVEALVRRSESERIDAAFVDGFARHPDRPEEIADATRLGIEAIEDEPWERWW
- a CDS encoding MMPL family transporter, which codes for MTLWDRVARLVTTHPKRVLLATVVPMLLPLLALPSLRISHDTLAVLPESAESVQGYRALADHLPVGETNPIVVVIDGDVSVFEDEAFQALGDLSRNLRRLPTVASVRSAAMPTDGQRPQDVGDGVAAETQALADGLREAAAGAGELTGGLERVSGGLAAIDQRLPESGTVDGQVGLDRAAAGAGDLAAGLEEGRRGIGELRAGVAALRTGTAALGAGLQQARGSTAQLRAEVAVPADAAVRRAAEALDGFTLGLLDPRFPDAAAAVGEAFGRITGRFPPGHPQAGERVQGGYDGLVAALEELGSGLDEAAGGTGALDVGLAELDAGLVALDAGLAEAVAGANALRAALAGDAGDAEGGLADLTSGLADLRAGIDELRAGVGGRLLPGARELQAALDTAAVDVAESDLAELQIGVGPFVLTPAMLDAQPGLREALSFFVAAGETRTRILVGLDTDPFSDEALSAVSEIRAVARTSLLSSPLADATVVTAGATAFLDEVDQAVTRDFPIIVAAVTGGVLLVLIVLLRSLVAPVYMMVTVLLSYGAALGVTTVIMQGLLGVAGLQWYVPSLLFVLLVALGVDYNIFLMGRVREEARTRPTREAVAEGIRHTGRIITSAGVILAGTFSVLLVAPLRSLTQLGLAAAVGILLDTFVVRALVVPSLAVLLGRWNWWPSARSAVE